The proteins below come from a single Branchiostoma floridae strain S238N-H82 chromosome 5, Bfl_VNyyK, whole genome shotgun sequence genomic window:
- the LOC118416242 gene encoding C-type lectin BfL-2-like has protein sequence MPFCYWNWDILDTYLVSPGPCPVGYTHSEWSPWPGICYKAFNTPKTFSESAETCVKDGGTLAIPRDANTNDFLIKLKNTVDHTSTYWFGLDDRHMEGSFEWADGTRLYGHQFDFWAPGEPNDFNNFEDCVHYEASQDPEFANKWDDGSCDTTAGFICEVIPGSAE, from the exons ATGCCTTTCTGCTACTGGAACTGGGACATTTTGGATACTTACCTTGTATCTCCTG GGCCCTGTCCTGTGGGTTACACGCACAGCGAATGGAGTCCATGGCCTGGGATCTGCTACAAGGCGTTCAACACACCCAAGACCTTCAGCGAATCAGCCGAGACCTGTGTTAAAGATGGCGGCACACTTGCCATACCTCGAGACGCCAATACCAACGACTTCCTGATTAAGCTCAAGAACACCGTGGACCACACTTCAACCTACTGGTTCGGCCTGGACGATCGTCACATGGaaggaagctttgagtgggctGATGGAACCCGCCTTTACGGGCACCAATTCGACTTCTGGGCTCCGGGAGAACCAAACGACTTCAACAACTTTGAAGACTGCGTGCACTACGAAGCCTCCCAAGATCCAGAGTTCGCAAACAAGTGGGACGACGGCTCATGCGACACTACAGCTGGCTTCATATGCGAAGTCATCCCAG GATCGGCAGAGTGA
- the LOC118416243 gene encoding collagen alpha-1(I) chain-like, which produces MSGGKPQPRAGNAVYDPPTDKKPLFRGLCKSLWRASGPVVILTIVILVPFYAVKLADVFGEVRQLRTRNRMIELQVAQLKRVPGPPGPPGPPGDKGSMGPAGPTDPSGEGGPLGPAGPGFADPSYPPRSHGENGSIGHVGIAGPPGPPGDSGPEGPAGPGFPGPPDPPGEKEPIGQVCIAGPPGPPGPPGEKGPMGPAAPGLPGPPGETGPIGPAGSGIPGPPGPSGPPGEPGPIGPAGPGSPGPPGPPGNDGLIGPAAPGIPGPPGPPGPPGPPGEKGSMGPAGPVAVGLPEPESEQIERNEGESEESVKQDNFRWMRNRCLAKITYKAYLLLS; this is translated from the exons ATGTCGGGAGGGAAGCCGCAGCCCCGGGCTGGCAATGCTG TCTACGATCCGCCCACCGACAAGAAGCCACTATTCCGCGGCTTGTGCAAGAGTTTGTGGCGAGCCTCGGGGCCTGTGGTCATTCTGACCATCGTCATACTGGTGCCATTTTATGCAG TCAAACTGGCTGATGTTTTTGGCGAGGTGCGCCAGCTTCGAACCCGTAACCGTATGATTGAGTTACAAGTAGCCCAACTGAAAC GTGTCCCTGGGCCTCCAGGACCCCCCGGACCCCCAGGTGACAAGGGATCCATGGGACCAGCTGGCCCTACTGACCCATCAGGTGAAGGGGGTCCCctggggccagctggccctggGTTCGCCGACCCTTCATATCCTCCCAGATCTCATGGTGAAAATGGTTCCATCGGACACGTTGGTATTGCCGGCCCTCCTGGCCCTCCGGGTGATAGCGGACCCGAGGGGCCAGCTGGTCCTGGGTTTCCCGGCCCTCCAGACCCTCCCGGTGAAAAGGAGCCCATCGGACAAGTTTGTATTGCCGGCCCTCCTGGCCCACCTGGCCCTCCTGGTGAAAAGGGTCCCATGGGACCAGCTGCTCCTGGGTTGCCCGGCCCTCCCGGTGAAACGGGTCCCATCGGGCCTGCAGGTTCGGGGATTCCCGGTCCTCCAGGCCCTTCTGGCCCTCCCGGTGAACCGGGGCCTATCGGGCCAGCTGGTCCTGGGTCCCCCGGCCCTCCAGGCCCTCCAGGTAATGATGGTCTCATCGGGCCAGCTGCTCCTGGGATTCCCGGCCCTCCTGGTCCACCAGGTCCGCCTGGTCCTCCCGGTGAAAAGGGGTCCATGGGACCGGCTGGTCCCGTGGCTGTTGGACTACCAGAACCTGAATCCGAACAGATCGAGCGAAATGAAGGTGagtcagaggaaagtgttaaACAAGATAATTTCAGATGGATGAGAAATAGATGTTTAGCAAAAATCACATATAAGGCATACCTCTTGCTATCCTAA
- the LOC118416606 gene encoding uncharacterized protein LOC118416606: MSPCREECSPRLSYHDRSVFSRSPWCSGQVAFVLYRTLMALVTITILMFLLCNYYVTEGWVRWPVYLTNWCFSILTLHTVVAMAVSVMEYCRSDYTEFSETPQGGENVATNSLTWYHKAHWILHSTSITMALLVTTLYWAFDKRELVASSINEHITNSVLAVLDLFVSGTPVRIVHMVYPVAFAMAYAAFYVIYWAAGGTGKSGEVVLYKLWDFESDPKTAIAYMVLLVFVAIPFFHLLTYALHSLKVVILQKALGRDAGAASPLRRGQRDYKLYVETPL; encoded by the exons ATGTCTCCCTGTCGCGAAGAGTGCTCGCCCCGACTGAGCTACCATGACCGCTCGGTGTTTTCTCGCTCCCCG TGGTGCAGTGGTCAGGTGGCCTTCGTCCTGTACCGCACCCTCATGGCCCTAGTGACAATCACCATCCTGATGTTCCTCCTGTGTAACTACTACGTAACCGAAGGTTGGGTCCGCTGGCCGGTCTACCTGACCAACTGGTGCTTCTCCATCCTCACGCTACACACCGTCGTGGCCATGGCCGTGTCCGTCATGGAGTACTGCAGATCGGACTACACCGAGTTCTCGGAAACACCGCAGGGTGGAGAAAACGTCGCGACGAACAGCCTTACCTGGTACCACAAGGCACACTGGATTTTACACAGCACTTCTATAACCATGGCTTTGCTCGTGACGACGCTATATTGGGCATTTGACAAGAGGGAGTTGGTAGCCAGCAGCATCAATGAACACATAACGAACTCGGTTCTAGCTGTGCTGGACCTGTTTGTAAGCGGAACTCCCGTTAGAATCGTTCACATGGTGTACCCTGTAGCCTTTGCAATGGCGTATGCCGCGTTCTATGTTATCTACTGGGCCGCAGGGGGAACGGGGAAGAGCGGGGAGGTTGTTTTATACAAGCTTTGGGATTTTGAAAGCGATCCTAAGACAGCTATAGCGTACATGGTGTTGCTTGTGTTTGTGGCTATACCATTTTTCCATCTCTTGACGTACGCGCTGCACAGTTTGAAGGTAGTGATTCTCCAGAAGGCTCTCGGGAGGGACGCAGGCGCGGCGTCACCTTTACGTAGAGGACAGAGAGATTACAAACTGTACGTGGAGACGCCACTGTAG
- the LOC118416607 gene encoding uncharacterized protein LOC118416607, whose product MGRKRKATNVNSRAATLKKAKATTGTTTTTTSTASSSSTTAVAAGTTAPTVTSAALKEYPYTKDYDMKGPAILFFRRLQSKYGGKKSTPKLQGDLCEEITEHIGGDVEPWDIKTVLKLNDQAAGGNDKEITLRLADGILRGGLPRCPKCFGGRLRYGRPKWEIRPYKGKAKRDSPLKGRERFHCPGYFDDDHYVNCTFEALDGIDRLPWKYP is encoded by the exons GCCACGACTGGAACAACAACTACTACCACATCAACAGCTTCTTCCTCTTCCACCACGGCTGTCGCTGCTGGAACTACCGCGCCAACCGTCACCAGTGCCGCCCTGAAGGAGTACCCGTACACCAAGGATTATGACATGAAAGGGCCT GCCATCCTTTTCTTTCGACGCCTTCAAAGCAAGTATGGAGGGAAAAAGAGTACCCCAAAGCTACAGGGCGACCTGTGTGAAGAGATAACGGAGCACATTGGCGGAGATGTCGAACCATGGGACATCAAAACTGTCTTAAA GTTGAATGATCAAGCAGCAGGTGGAAACGACAAAGAAATAACACTCAGACTCGCCGATGGTATCCTCCGCGGCGGACTCCCTCGGTGCCCCAAGTGTTTCGGGGGACGGCTCCGATATGG AAGGCCTAAATGGGAGATCCGCCCGTACAAGGGTAAGGCCAAGCGAGACTCTCCTCTGAAGGGCCGGGAGCGCTTCCACTGCCCGGGGTACTTTGATGACGACCATTACGTCAACTGTACATTCGAGGCCCTGGACGGGATTGACAGGCTGCCATGGAAATACCCGTGA
- the LOC118416497 gene encoding uncharacterized protein C3orf84-like has product MATGGSVGAWFPTGYHGHFRSKSRNDFLQEFRRRARPQPPSKFITRIRERPTSHTFSHHDNKNAFVNDGYHIATAGCGLKKPNNPNLTGFKPDFIHWMPHRDEIHRDGPNASTYRQDFTKSAVLLRRGAREDVPQILVGGATRRPSSSLSQLQTTTYSFAHSHGQPNSGVLTDMNTGVRLRSAGPDYVSHDYLNKSGRIRSRSLNDVPTGNLTGLRRARDLHVGDCLSWHVPERPPVAVQNAWTPAATPVTVTVQELSQTAPA; this is encoded by the exons ATGGCGACCGGTGGCTCGGTTGGAGCATGG TTTCCCACAGGCTACCACGGACACTTCCGGAGTAAGTCAAGAAACGACTTCTTACAAGAGTTCCGGCGCAGAGCGAGACCTCAGCCTCCGAGCAAGTTCATCACAAGGATAAGG GAGCGGCCGACGTCACACACGTTCTCACATCACGACAACAAAAACGCCTTCGTCAATGATGGCTACCATATAGCTACAGCG GGTTGTGGGCTGAAGAAACCCAATAATCCGAACCTAACGGGCTTCAAGCCGGATTTTATCCACTGGATGCCGCACCGAGACGAGATCCACCGCGACGGGCCCAACGCGTCCACGTACCGGCAGGACTTCACCAAGTCCGCGGTGCTGCTCCGGAGGGGGGCCCGGGAGGACGTCCCGCAGATCCTGGTGGGGGGCGCGACGCGCAGGCCGAGCAGCTCCCTGTCTCAGCTGCAGACCACCACGTACAGCTTCGCGCACAGCCACGGGCAGCCCAACAGCGGGGTGCTGACGGACATGAACACGGGCGTGAGGCTGAGGTCCGCCGGCCCGGACTACGTGTCGCACGACTACCTCAACAAGTCGGGCCGGATCAGGAGCAGGTCCCTGAACGACGTGCCCACGGGAAATCTCACGGGACTTCGGCGGGCGCGAGACTTGCACGTGGGGGACTGTCTGAGCTGGCACGTGCCGGAGAGACCGCCGGTAGCGGTGCAGAACGCCTGGACCCCCGCCGCCACCCCCGTAACGGTCACCGTCCAGGAACTATCACAAACAGCTCCGGCATAG